One Mugil cephalus isolate CIBA_MC_2020 chromosome 17, CIBA_Mcephalus_1.1, whole genome shotgun sequence genomic window, CTTGCTTCACTAATATTAATTGCATTAATCACATAAAACAGTAATGAGGCCTGGTTGTGTATGACACAAACCGCTGCCTTCCagcacagacgcacactcacACTGAAATACTAATCCAAAAACACTGGCAAAAGTGTGTTTCAGTTCTCAAGATTGGATTGATTAAGAGCAGATTATGTGGCATCGATCACACAGAGAGACCTGCAGGTTCAATAACACCACAAACACCTCAATATCAGCTCTGCATGTTTtttggaggggtgggggtgcagCCACCGCTGAAAGACGAATTAAAGAGTGTTTGGTTCCTGCACTTTTTCCTATGACTCATCAAACCAGAATAGAAATAACTAAATCTGTCCCTAGTTGCTCACCAATGCTCTTCCTCTACACTGATACAAGTCCCTGTCACATTTCCagagtattttaatatttccgGTACGCACTCTGTCTGTCATCAGATATCACCGCCCTCTTGTCTTCACATGATTGATACAGGAAGGCATATGAGAACGTTATGGAAGCAGATACAGGAAATGggatgtttgatttattttgggtTTATTCCTTTACTCTAGTCAAGGGCCACAGAtggatgatgtttttttttttgtataattgtCAACCTACTAAAATTATGACGTCACGTCATTGCTAATGTTATAGTCTGTTCACTATTATCAGTCTCGTATTAAAATACTAACATTTACTAATTAGAAGGCAAGTGTGGCTtcatgcaactggatagtcaACAATCAATGAGAGCCATTTCCTTGTAAACAGATTGAACTTCACGGTGCTCAGATGTCCTACATGATCaagttgctgttactcttctgtcaaCCACTGTACAAAGCCCACAAGAAACAATGTGATTAGCCCGGTAGATCTTTGCAGCATAATCAGTTTACATATTCTTGAAAAAGAGCCTTTGCCAAGtctaagaaaacaaaatcagttaATTATATCTGTATTCAACAcacttttgatttgattgacCTGACAAAACTAAATTGTGAAAGACAGAAGAATCCAGAGATACAGAAAACCTTCATCAAACCGTCATCtgcataaaatataatttaaaaaagaaagtgggcCAAACACAAAACTTTGTGGGACTCCAATAACGAAAGAATGCTAATTTGACATCATGTTATAGTCTGTTTGCTATTATCAGGCTTGTGTATTAAAATACTAACATGTCTTAATTAGTAAGGAGGTGTGACTTCCTACAATCAGTGAGAgccattttattgtaaacagATTTAACTTCACGGTGCTCAGATGACCTATGTGACCAagctgctgttactcttctgtcaaCCACCGTACAAAGCctgcaaaaaaacactgtgattaGCCCAGTAGATCTTTGCCAGCGCATAAACAAAATTCCTGATTAGGAGCCTTTGCCAAAATCTGTTTAATTATATTCTCAGTTCAACACACTTTTGATGTGAGAGAGCTGACAAGCAAAAATATGTCAGAATGATTCAGAGGTGGAGAAAACCTTGTCATCTacgtaaaacttttttttaaaaaaaaagaaagtgggcCAAACACAGAACTTTGAGGTACCCCAATAATGAAAGAATGCTAATTTGCACTTTATGTCAACACAATCAATTCTCTACCTGgaagttaataataaaacttaaacaatGCTGGATcagataacacaaaaacacataaagcaATATTCAGTCACGCTCACGATCCAACAAAATATCCGTTACCCCTGTAAAACTTTCATCTCGCTGAAATGTTTTAGTTCAGCATAATAATAGACTGATGCACTCATTTTAACATGATTTGTCATTATTATGAGGCTGTTCTATTCTTACAATGACTCTTTTGTTTCACAGTATGTTGTGTTTTACTAGTATCTCCATagtttcccctcctcctccccatcctaCATATTAGGCACAAAAGCGGATACACCCAAGAATACCACATAAACTGACTtgactgacttttatttattttttgttgtttgtgttactCTGCGGTTTGTTCATCAGTGAGGTCCTGTCGCTGTTTTACATCTAGCTAATGTACGTTCTGCTGACAACTCCCATTGTCCATTTTCCGTGGTATCCCTGGGTTTGCTCGGAtctgtttttcttgtaattCCCTCTGGTCTGGGTAAAAGTAGAGCAAGGAATACGCTTTTTCAAATCCCCTCACTGTCAGCTGGGAGTGTTTTGCGTGACAGCTGAACTGTAGGTGTGGTGTGCAGGTGGGAGGCTGTAAACGGCGTCTGGTCATCTGATGGCCCAAAATAAGAGATGACATTTGGGAGTGCAAATGCCTCAGATGAGACCAGTAAGGATAAGACGAGATCAAAGATTCAAGCTCTAAGTGTGTCGCTTTTCCGATTGGATCCTAAACAATTGTGTTTTACACGGAGGAAAGGAAAAATCAGACGGTTTCTCCCTGACCTTCCACACCTTTCCCCTCAACAACAATCCACGTCTCTGTCCCTACCTTCCTGCAGGTCCTCTACTTTCCTGAGATAAATCTGCCAGCTTCACGCCAATTAGTCCCGCTGCTACAATTCTAGCCTGCCGGACGGAGACGATCAAACTGCAGCGACCAGGAGACATGCTGACAACTGCAGTTCATGCTCAGTCTGGAGGGCTGCAGGGAGAAAGGTCAGGGCTTTTCCTTTTACCTTGACATGTCCTACTTCTGCTGCTTAACCCCAACACCTGTTGACATTAACCCCTGTGTATAAGAATAAAGACAGTTGTTATTGCTAAGAATGAATTATCTTCGTACTCATGGATTGTACTTTAAACAATCATACATCGAAAgctaattttaaataaattctgagAGATGAAAACATAGCTACTCGTTGCAAACTTAAAATATAATCCAGGGCAGTGTTGGAATATTTTAAGTTGAATGATGCATGGCCCAGGGAGTGACCCTGACGCATCAGTGAAATTTAAAGAGGCTGAGAAAAGTATAGAGAGTTTCCCATGAAAGCAACCAAAAATGGGCAGAAGAgaattatgaaatgaaaatgtagagaagctcactaaataaaaataattaaaaagcaacaaagcAGAGACAGTcaatctttttaaaatgtgtgcctCCATttacttgatttattttatactatATTTGATGGTTGCTTTTTAATTATATCATTTTGTCATCAGGTCACATTGGCTTTATCGCAGCCAACAATTTACAGTTTTACTTTGTTGTTTAAGTCATAAAATACATCTTAAATTGGTGTATAAattatactttattttcaaGTCACTAAAGCAGTTTTTCCTACcttcttctttgactttttaTACATTGTTTCAAATATCTTATTCATCAGTGTTTATAACATTTAGCATGAAACCCACTTTTCACCCAGAATGGATCCTGAACCAACAAGTATTTACTGTTGTATAGAAAGAACTATAGATTTTAGTATGGATTTGCAATTATGTGAAATGTCATTAAGTCTGCAAACTGACTCAATAATGGCACACAGTGTAGCaggaaatgtataaaaacatcaTTCCACACAGCGTTCATTCGAGCAAAGTCCTTATAAGATGCTAAAACATTCATGGGGTCatctttattttcatcttttgcCTCATTactttttctctccctgcaTGCACCTCCTGTTCACCCCAGAACCTCCCTCTGCTCCCGTaactctccttctcctctacCCATAATGATCGAATTTCCCCAGTCACTTTAGCAGTTTGACACATTACCTCCCTGGAAGCATTACTCACACAGCACCCCAAGCTCTGCCCTCGATCCTCCTCGACTcaacctccccccctccttctccttccactCTTGCTGAGTTTATAAGTCAGCACCCGCAACAGCTGGCTCAGTGAGTGGAGCTTTACATGAAGCGAGTAGGGGGGTTGTTGAGGTGGAGTGTGTATCAGCAAGTAAACATCTGATATTTCAAGAACTTAAACCCCAGAAATATCTCAGGGAACGCCGTCAAAGCTCCATCATGCGTGCGTTCGGGATCTGGCAGGTGCTGTGTTTACTTGGCATGTTGCGTTCATACTTGTGTGTGAACGACTATGACGGGAACTACGTAGATAACTACGACAACGAGATCTCCCAGGACAAGCAGGACGGtgagtttctgtttatttgtcccGTACCATGCCTCAGTTAGCCAACCCCGTTAAACAGTTTGTACAGTTCGATTAGATAATTTTTCAGAAGGGAAACAATGGTGTTCCACTATGTTCCATAATAATTACAACTTTACTGGGAGAAGTCTTGGCAAAGACGCAAAGCAGACCAACTAcagaacatttagaaaaaaaaaatatcacaaaaaccTCATCagttaaataagtaataaataaattatcatgCAAAGGGTAAAATTGGGGAAATCTGCGTTAGTGAACGCAGCGACTGCCAAACGTGCATGTCcattttaaagtgctttaaacTCGTAAACATACCAATGTTTGCAGCTGATTCCGGGCAGAGGGAACAGCTGACTTTTCCAATTCAGCGCAGACTTTAGGATGAATGTAGAAAGAAGTCACCTATAAGAAGGATGTAGATCTCTTGGTAAGGTGATAGTAGACCAAGCCTTGAAGCAAATATGAATGTACAAATGGTTAAAGCTGTGAGTGGACAAGGACAACAATCCAACCTAGGCACACAACCAGTAAGGGCTTAGAATAATTTGGTTTTAAAGTAGAATCAAGTTTCATCTATTCGCCTCCATTCACATGAGACAGTTCAGTACAGTACTGTACAGATGATGCCATCTTTAACCATTGATATAAAGTATGAAGGAAGGCTCTGCTGGGAAAACTGCCTGACCATCTCTGCTCTTTAAGTGAGTTAGATACCATGAAGTAAGTAATGGTTCTGCTTTGTACTTAAATGAAGATGGATGTGGAGGACAGGAAGCAAGGGAGCGACCACTGGGCTTTTATAAAAGAGTAAAACCGCTGAATCCTGTGACTGAACATAAATGTCTACATCGTTCTAGACGTTTTCAACAGACTTTCTGTTAAGCAGTCTTACCAATAGCTACCAGGAGTAAAGTGTACTTCACCCATCACCAccagtaaatgtgtttttaagtgaCTCCCTCAATCTGAGTCTCCCCTTTATTTTACAGTATCCCCAAAGTTTACGCATATGCATTAATCCAGTGTAACCCCTCATGTTTTActtgtgaaaaaacaaaatctcttAAATGTGTGATTGTTGAGTGTCTTGTATCAAGGTTTCTTATTCTCCTCTGTAAGATCAAGTACCAGTCGGAAATGGAGGCTCTAATGTGAACATACTTATATAAATCAATACgttttatttcttatatatgCCCTACAGGGCCGTACAATTGATGGTCCGTAAAACTGATGCACTTATTGTGGTTCCTGTCTACAGGGGAGCCTCCCTCCACACCATGCAATGCGGAATTGTCCCGCTGGGACAAGCTTTTCATCACGCTGGAAGACTCCCACATGAGGCAGAGCATGCTCCTGGAGTCTGCGGAGCGGTGCTGTGGAGGAATGACCTCTCTGAGGAGCCAGGTCGACCGGCTGGCCCAGGGGACATGCCAGCAGTGTGTCCCCAGCCTGGCGTCGGCGTGCGGGGCACAGTCGGAGCGGGCAAGTCTCAGGCTGCAGCAAGGCCTGGCCGagctcagagaggaggaggaggagagggagaggagactaAACGCTACAGTTCGGTTGCTCCTGCTCAGTGGACGCGAGGAGAGTGCCCGACTGAACCGGCTAGAGGAAGCTGTGGCGTTGGGGCGAGCCGACGGCGGGATGGGGCGCCAGCCAACACTGAGTCCTGGAGGTCCGGGGACGGCATTTACATTAGGGACGGAGCCGTTCACATCTGGCCCGAAGGAGCAGGAAGTGCTTTCACCACTGGCCACAATGGAGCGATCTCTGGTTGCTATAgcaacagagctgcagaggatCCACCTGCAGTTGAGCAAAGTGATAGAGGAAGCAGGGACGCTGAGGAAAGGCAGAGGAGACACATGAGGCGCCCAGAgggaaacaaataataaaaagatttcCAGGGAACGCTCCGCTGAACATAATGATTTTGCAcatattccatttttttaaCGTGTCATCTCGAAGAGCTTATTTTTGTCTTGTGACAGCCAATGTAAATGTATCACAAACGCCGTGGGTTTgcaatgatgaataaaaaaaaaaattactcaaaCAACCAAATCAGTCTCATGGAAAGGTTTCCTCCCTCAACCCACACAGCCCATTTTCAGCTGCTTATTTATACGTTCACGCTCGTACACTTTAATTTGTCTGAGGTGGACTTTATCCTCTCGTACACGTGCCAGGGCACAAAACATTGCCTCAGTGTTTGTGCAGTTGCGGAGATGTCGCGcagccgcaaaaaaaaaaacaaaaaataaggtGTGTCAGAGGCTCTGGGTCGTGTTTAACTCTGGGGCAGGCCCCTCCCGCTTGTTAGCCCGCTTTAAGAGCGTCTGAACGCAAAGGAGGCCGCCGCGGCTTACGATGCTCAGAGTGTTTATGATGCATGAAACCCTGCCAGGACCGTATTACACCGCCGCCTGCCCCACCTTaggcctcacacacacacacacacacatgcatgttatGTTAAAAACCACAAAGAGCGGCTGGTGTTGTAGCTGGAGGTACTTTCCGCGCATTTTACGCTTTCTGTGTGGTGGTGTTTGGTCCCAGATGCCCCCCTTCATTCTTTACAACGCATTCATATTCAGTTTGGTGGAGTTTTATTTGACTGGAGGAGGAAATATGGCAAATAATAAAGCAGAAACCagacaaacaacacagagaggCCACTAAAACCAGCaacatttgcacaaaaaaaagtaaaggtgAGTAAAATCCAAGTGAAAGACTTACATAGAAGCttaatttcagttcatttttaggCAGTTTAGGCTGTAACAAAACGTCTGATTTTCTAAACTTGACGTAAGTTTTGTATGCAAGCTCAAGTAATGAACAAATGCCCCAAGACTGAGCAACTGGGAAAAATGTAGCATGAAAGGCCGTTTCAGCGTTATGTGAGTTTAATCGGGCCAGAGCTCTGACATCACAGAAACATTTGCTCTAATGAAACGCTTGCAACCGTGGCATAAATGTATACTTGTGCCATTCCCATGCGTGAgcgtgtgtgttcatgtatttCTTTATAAAGCTGCAGCTGGGTGGAAAACTTAAGCCAGAgacctttttttcttaatatggTGAAGGAGAAGTTGTGCCTCCAGATTTTATACTACACCTGTTGTGTCACGTCATCAACGCGGAGGCAGACCCTTGTTTTGTGTTAAAAGTGTCCATCTGTGCGCCATGTGTGGGATTTCAGTGAACGGAATTCTTCGttgtgtgttcattcatttttcacagtgAGACCAcggacacaaaaagaaaagaagaaagcagGAGACTAATGattaagaaaaacagagagagccCTGAAAGCTAGAGTCAGTGCTTCTGCAGCTGGCAGGTAGTTATTAGACGTGATGACGGTTTCCCACACATGAAACAGGtgtacagaaacagaaaaataatcagctcctatgttcttttttttttggctttctgAGATCCTTTCATCTCCATTTCGACATCTGCCAtcgctctccttcctctcctcctcctccttatctgtATGCCAATCCCATCATCGTCTCTCGTTTGTCTTCTGATTGCGTCTAGCTCCTCTCCCTTGCCTCCcgtcttctctgtttttctctcgcTCACCAGCAGCCAAATAGACGGCATCAATCTTTGCGCAGACCTCAGTTGGCTGCTAGGGGAGACggacattacatttttatgatATTCTGCCGATACCCAGactcccccgccccccccaaacacacacacagacttaaaTCACATGGAGTACATGGTGTTCATCAGAGATATTTTAATATCACATCACTTAGTCACTATGACAGACAACACGATATTGGCACTTTCCCAAAAGCAAAAAGGACGATACAAAATAGATAAACCTCCAGTAAACATTTAACTGTCTCTTATATACATTGGTGCTAATTTCATGAAGGaggacgtgaggaggaggagaaaaagactgTGGCGGAGGAGAGACGTGTCTATTTGATGGGTGAGTCCAGGATCTCTTCGTACTCCTCCCTCTGACGCCGGCCGGAAACTCTCGAGGGGAGCAGCTTCATTGCGACCAGCCAACCGACGCTCAGCAAGACCATCATGTTCCCCACGACCTCGGGCGCCGTCGGAGCCAGCGGCAGCACGGCCACTTGCAGGAGCATGGCGACGGGCACCTCCAGGCTCTGAGAGGCCGAGACCAGAGCCGGGTGGAGTCGGGTGAGGGCGTGCGTCATCCCGAGGAAGGCTGCCACTGAGCAGGCGACCAGGGCCAGCACCACGCCCCAAGCTGGGACGCTCGTTGGCCAGGACCAGCCCTCCTGGAGCAAGACCAAAGAGGCTGGCGCGAGCAGGCAGCCCGTCCAGCTCACGGTGAACAAAGCGGTGCCGACTCCCACCCTCTCCTTCAGGGAACGGTACCCGACCAGTGCGAGGGCCATCCACAGACCTGCGAGCGCCGAAAGAGACCACCCAAACGCACCCCTCCAGAACACGACCGGGTCGGTCGGTGAATCTGAATTGCTCTCCTCTGCTGTGGGAAGTAACACAAGGCCCAAACCACAAAGCCCCGCAGCCAAGGTGATTCCGTCAGCCATGCCGAGCCTCTCCTCCAAGAGCAGGAAGGCGAGGGTCGCCGATAGCGCAGTGGTTGCCAAGCGCCAGGTTGTTGTGGCGTTTTCTGGAGACACGTAGGTCAGGGAGGAGTAGGCGCAACAAAGGGAGAGGGAGTAGGCGACGCCGTAACCGAGCAGACGGAGTCGATAGCCCTCCGTTCCGAAGGGGTTCTCCCCCCTGTGCAGCGGTACAGCCACGGACGCGAGCTGTACGATGGACCGGACCAGGAGCAAAAACAGGGGGCCGAGGCTGAAGCGTTCAGATGCCAGCCGGGTCAGAACAATCAGACAGCCATGTGCCAGCGCAGCGCCAAGCAGCCCCACCCAGGTGAGTCGAGACGCGGACACGGACGCCTCACCGAAACTGGCCAGCTGCTCCCCTACCCCTTTCCCAGAGCCTTTTGCCGCCTTAGCTCCCCCGTCGCTCCCTTCCCCTGCCCCTGAAGCTTGAGGTTTATGGGACGTGTCCTTGTCTTTGGAGCCGAACAGTGTCAGGGGCCACTTTTTGCCCTCCGTCAGCTGTTTCCTGTCTGACGTCTCCTCCAGGAACGAGCCAAAGTCCTCGAAAGACGGCGCGTCATCGTAGCCGTCGTCCCCAGGCTGggggaagtgtgtgtgcactcCAGGTTGGGGGCTGTAGGGAGTGTGCGTGGCATATTTGGCCGTGACAGTATGAGGGTGGATCTTAACTCTCTTCTTAGCGCCACCCAGAAGGTGAGTGGACTCCATTTTGAAACGTCAGAGGAagtctgtgagaaaaaaaacgaaaatcTTTAAGCGCCACATAGCATCCATATTTTACACATACAAGCTGTCTGGTACgatctcctctttctctctcacaacGCCCCTTGCTGGGATTCCGCTAGATATCTCATATATCTTTAATATCCGAGATAATAATAGCTGTGAGTCACATCGTCCCATGTGCTCTGCGCGTTTACCAGCAAATCTACGTGAGCTAAACCCATCTGACCAATCACCACTTCAACTGTTATCGCTGCACGATGAGTCTTCACATTAAGACCATATTAGCTGAATTATACAGATCCATGACAACTTTATTGCACCTTCCAGTCTTCTAATGCAACCTTCACGGGTGCTTGGAGATGGTTAGCAATAACGGTTACATAACCAAGTGCTTCCAGCTTCATTTGTCCCCGATCTTTCTCCCTTCCTTGTTTTTCTACAGCCCTCTCTCAGTCTAAATTTGTCAATTTGCAAAAAGGTATGAGAATCCATTTTCTCACTAAATCTACTTCCACCtcggcagcatttttttttaaacccttctttgatttctccaccTCTCTTTAACTCCTCTCCTCAAGGTCCTGAACGTCCACCACGGATGACTAACTTCTAACTGATGTATGGCTCTCTGCGGCAGAACGATATGGCCGTGCCATGGTGAATGCACAACCCCACTGCTGCATTTCAGGATGTAAAACACCCCGCAGTCCACTGGTTTCTCAGGAAATGGGCACCATTTTCACAAGACATCATGTTTAGTCGTGGAATAACACTCACTTCATCCTGTTTTGCACACATGGAAAGACAGGGTACATATTTAGTTAATTATTGCTGTACCTGTTTCACTTAATGTCAGCCTGTTTAACAAAAGGGGATTTGCGAGCACTGTTTACACAgatggtggcagcatcatgtttcACAGGAGATGGTTGAAACGTGCAACTTCTACTAGACTCTCGCAGATTGCTGCAAGATTTGCAAGTatagtcattttctttttaacctgTGACATATTGTCAGAATTAGTAAGGGGAAAAGTCTGTCACGTTGTAAACTACTAATCATGCATGCTGCAGGTGATCGGCTGCTGAGCTTCAATGAAGAAAATCCTTACCTAATCATATACTTCATTAAAAACACTTGAACAGGgcaaaacatacacaatatGGAGTAGCATGGCTAAAGCtcattttatattgaaatatTGTGTAGTATAGGGTACTATAATGATATGTTAATGCTTGTTGATAGTGAAAATCAATGTCTTTCTGGACATCACTGGCAACGTTAGGCCTAATTATATATGATcacttaaatatataaatatatataaatatataaatctgtCCATTTCCCTTCATGTATGGTACCGTGCGCCTATTCACTGTGTCCTTATCCAATTCATTCCACCTATTAATATTAAGTACTTAAGTGatatttttcagggcttgaaattGCAACCATTTCAAATAGTCGCATCTGTGCGACTATTTGAGAGCAAACAATTTTGTGCTCGCGTGCTACGTTCGCTCACATCCTGCGCATCTCCTGGGGGCCAAGCCTCCCCTATCCTTAAAACCTAGTCACGCCCCTGCTTCACATCGACGCTAATATGACAAAAATGACCACAGTTTTAACCACATGGCAAATTCTTTTCATATCGCACATGTTTAACCACTGCTAACACATCCAGGACAAATATGTAACATATCagactgtttcattttaattttctgttcaTTATAAAGCTGTGTATCTGAATGCAGCAGCAAAGAGCTGTTTCCTTCATCTTTCGCCCGTGCGGTTGTTCAGTAGTAGCACTGGGGATTTGTTCGATTGTGGTCGGCTACTATACGAGGCCTTGAGTGTGTCTCTGGAGAAACAGTATTCCCACACATCAGCTCTGTTATAAAAACAAGCCAGAGGCTGTGTTCACAGCCCGTCTCTTTGTAAAGACGGTTTTGAGATTTCATTGTCTGAACGTGATAAAACTGAATTCTGTATGATTTTATCACTTCacattagaaaagaaagaaagaaaaaccagaAGTGTGAAGTCACTCAGTTGACATTTGAGCAGATCTCCACGATTACTCCCACTGAAGGTTAGCAGAAACCTGATCAGCCACTCCGCGAAAGCACAAAGATATCAGGATGCTCCTGTCGGGCTCTTCTCAGTCAGTTAAATCTAGTCCGCTGGATGATGCTGCCTTCCTCtgcaatgctgctgctgcttcacaaaGCTTGTTCCTCACCTTACACAACACTAAAAGTGAGCCAATAAAAGACCTGCACGGTGTGATAAAAGCAGCAGATAGAGCCCGTCTGATACAACCTGCAGGGCATCTGCCACAATGGCTGTTTGATAACCATGCCATAAGGGCTTATGAGGTTCTAAAAGCAATAATATATCTGATGGACTATTAATAGTGCAATCCCTTTATAGATGACACTTCTCATTGTTAATAAAGAACAACCTGAAAATGTTATGCAGCCGCCTGAGTTTATGGTTAACGTATTGACCGATGGGAGTTAATAGAGATGAAATATGTGTTGCTACTTGCTGAAGGGTCATTGAATACGATCAGAAATacaagtgtgtctgtgtgtgtgtggggatcTGCTCACTTCAAGGTTGTCTGTCTGAACTGATGCGCCCTGGTGACGCCAGAGGTTTGgtctcacacacgcacgcgcgcacacgcacacacatatacagtgtgttgtgttgtcgcattttaattcagtttaatcaATTGGTTTTACATGTCTAGAACTTGGTACTATCTATTGAGCACACAGGATGACGGTTCGATTCCGGCTCGGAACACACCgtgagctttttcttttttttttctttttttcccctgcatgCACCGAACATCATGTGTGCGTGCTATATGTTATGACAGCTCGACCCGTGACCCATGACGGATTCTTGAATGGAGGTAAGCGCGCTCTCGCTCACACACTCCGTGCGTGCGCTCGCCGATTGGCACACGGTGGCTGAATCAATGAAGTGCTCAGACGGTTTACCAATTAGTGACCTGCTGTAATTGTTAGTACATAATGCGCTATAATCAATAAACAACCAGGGGTACTATTTGTAATCTCCCACCTAtgttaaaatagtaaaaaaaaaaaaaaaaaaaaaaaacgcattctCTCACCTGCTTTCCCGTAAACCACCGGGTTGAACTACACCGTCGGTAAACCTCAGTCATCTACCGAGCATCTCCGACGCGCCATCACCTCCTCTTGTCCATTTGTTCTTGCTTATtccaccctctcctctcttctcctcctcttcccctttctcCTGCGGCAGTCTGGATTCTCTTCAAGGGCACCGGGGCGCGCCTCGGCCGGCACTCCTCCTGCAGGCACCTCACTTCACCTCAGTCTG contains:
- the LOC125023910 gene encoding pentraxin-related protein PTX3-like, coding for MRAFGIWQVLCLLGMLRSYLCVNDYDGNYVDNYDNEISQDKQDGEPPSTPCNAELSRWDKLFITLEDSHMRQSMLLESAERCCGGMTSLRSQVDRLAQGTCQQCVPSLASACGAQSERASLRLQQGLAELREEEEERERRLNATVRLLLLSGREESARLNRLEEAVALGRADGGMGRQPTLSPGGPGTAFTLGTEPFTSGPKEQEVLSPLATMERSLVAIATELQRIHLQLSKVIEEAGTLRKGRGDT
- the slc35g2a gene encoding solute carrier family 35 member G2a translates to MESTHLLGGAKKRVKIHPHTVTAKYATHTPYSPQPGVHTHFPQPGDDGYDDAPSFEDFGSFLEETSDRKQLTEGKKWPLTLFGSKDKDTSHKPQASGAGEGSDGGAKAAKGSGKGVGEQLASFGEASVSASRLTWVGLLGAALAHGCLIVLTRLASERFSLGPLFLLLVRSIVQLASVAVPLHRGENPFGTEGYRLRLLGYGVAYSLSLCCAYSSLTYVSPENATTTWRLATTALSATLAFLLLEERLGMADGITLAAGLCGLGLVLLPTAEESNSDSPTDPVVFWRGAFGWSLSALAGLWMALALVGYRSLKERVGVGTALFTVSWTGCLLAPASLVLLQEGWSWPTSVPAWGVVLALVACSVAAFLGMTHALTRLHPALVSASQSLEVPVAMLLQVAVLPLAPTAPEVVGNMMVLLSVGWLVAMKLLPSRVSGRRQREEYEEILDSPIK